In one window of Chryseobacterium sp. JV274 DNA:
- a CDS encoding DUF4270 family protein: protein MTHNLKRTFAMLLLAIFGSTILYNCEPDPDSLGEQLFNDDAAQGNEIAYPVIAYNYSNNDSIRSDAARLISGVNESGAASYVGVLGAFTESQFGMQRASYVTQLRMPVDNYDFNGANPKVDSVVLVVRPPANTAANTYFFESDSLKTNTFEKSDFPVDGVATAVSIEKKTYPVRKYGKIGGGSKSMKINVHEVTTFLDSNDDKFKRSNAGTSISTGELLGSGVFDGNINSLSITKKSDNSVVFTGNLGFRMKLSNTNFFQTHILDKKGKPELQDAANFIRYFKGIKISVDETDKYLYQFSPNDLQLIMYYKYDKTENGTTTRPQTNLVFNLGGSNAHIGLYEYNNAGTPVANALAASNSNEGDEKLYIQGMGGPSVVMKIKDETIADLKKIYVEKKAGILSAKIRVYVDPLSWKNTNSTEDRRFSILTNTLNSNGTIDFSKLAYTSDLSTGLGLYNYNKDKDYYDIVVTKTIKDLVEGVKDSDGKLIENKPLVISAGTFATNATGTLLGVRNTTRAFDMNRVILTGIDKTNTNPKRIQLMVTYATKK from the coding sequence ATGACTCATAATCTTAAAAGGACCTTCGCCATGCTTTTATTGGCGATTTTCGGAAGTACAATCCTTTATAACTGTGAACCGGATCCAGATTCTCTTGGTGAACAGTTGTTCAATGATGATGCAGCACAGGGTAATGAAATTGCATATCCAGTTATCGCATACAATTATAGCAACAATGATTCAATTAGAAGTGATGCTGCCAGATTAATCAGCGGAGTGAATGAATCAGGTGCGGCTTCATATGTTGGTGTTCTTGGAGCTTTTACTGAAAGCCAGTTTGGAATGCAGAGAGCATCTTACGTTACTCAGCTGAGAATGCCGGTAGATAATTATGATTTTAATGGTGCCAATCCAAAAGTAGACTCTGTTGTTCTTGTAGTGAGACCACCAGCGAATACTGCAGCGAATACCTATTTCTTTGAAAGCGATTCATTAAAAACAAATACATTTGAGAAAAGTGATTTTCCAGTAGATGGAGTGGCTACAGCTGTTTCAATTGAGAAGAAAACTTACCCTGTTCGTAAATACGGTAAAATAGGCGGTGGTTCAAAATCAATGAAAATCAATGTACACGAAGTGACTACGTTCTTAGATTCAAATGATGATAAGTTCAAACGTTCCAATGCGGGTACGAGTATAAGCACTGGTGAGTTATTAGGATCAGGAGTGTTTGATGGTAACATTAACTCCCTGTCTATTACTAAAAAATCTGACAACTCAGTTGTATTTACAGGAAACCTGGGATTCAGAATGAAGCTTAGCAATACAAACTTTTTCCAGACTCATATCCTTGATAAAAAAGGAAAACCTGAACTTCAGGATGCTGCTAACTTTATCAGATATTTTAAAGGAATAAAAATTTCTGTAGATGAAACAGATAAATACCTTTACCAGTTCTCTCCGAATGACCTGCAGCTTATTATGTATTATAAATATGATAAAACAGAAAACGGAACAACAACAAGACCACAAACAAATCTTGTTTTCAACCTAGGAGGTTCTAATGCTCATATCGGACTGTATGAATACAACAACGCCGGAACTCCTGTCGCTAATGCTTTAGCGGCAAGCAACTCTAACGAAGGTGATGAAAAGCTTTATATTCAGGGAATGGGTGGTCCTTCTGTAGTTATGAAAATTAAGGATGAGACAATTGCAGACCTTAAGAAGATCTATGTTGAAAAGAAAGCAGGTATTTTAAGTGCTAAGATAAGAGTATATGTAGATCCTTTAAGCTGGAAGAATACGAACTCAACAGAAGATCGTAGATTTTCAATTCTAACCAATACATTAAATAGTAATGGTACTATTGATTTCTCAAAGCTAGCATATACATCAGACTTATCAACAGGACTTGGGTTATATAATTACAACAAGGATAAAGATTACTATGATATTGTAGTAACAAAAACAATCAAGGATCTTGTTGAAGGAGTAAAAGATAGTGATGGGAAGTTAATTGAGAATAAACCATTAGTAATCAGTGCTGGAACATTTGCAACAAATGCTACAGGAACCCTTTTAGGAGTTCGTAATACAACTAGAGCATTTGATATGAACAGAGTTATTTTGACAGGTATAGATAAAACGAATACCAATCCAAAAAGAATCCAGCTGATGGTGACTTACGCTACAAAAAAATAA
- the glmS gene encoding glutamine--fructose-6-phosphate transaminase (isomerizing), whose amino-acid sequence MCGIVGYTGFQDAYEIVINGLRRLEYRGYDSAGIVLESPGNKLEVEKTKGKVEDLVNISKELKGKFKIGMGHTRWATHGVPSDRNSHPHLSNNGKIAVVHNGIIENYDTIKTMLTEKGFTFKSETDTEVLVNLFQYFMDINPETDFPTAVRYALNEVYGAYAITVLHEDYPGVLVVGRLGSPLAIGIGDKEYFIASDASPFVEFTKEAIYLEEGHMATISLENGVDIRTINENSKIEPEIQELKMSLEQIEKGGYEHFMLKEIFEQPKSVHDTMRGRLLLDEGVIKMAGIWDHVERFKNANRIIIIACGTSWHAGLIGEYLIEEYARIPVEVEYASEFRYRNPIITDKDVVIAISQSGETADTMAALKLAKEKGAFIYGICNVVDSSIARITDAGSYTHAGPEIGVASTKAFTAQLTILTLIAFKLGKHNGNLGNAEFMSLIAELDAIPKKIEDVLNTTHELTQNIAKDFVKATNFLYLGRGYNYPAALEGALKLKEISYIHAEGYPAAEMKHGPIALIDENMPIVIIAPKKGHYDKIVSNVQEIKARKGKIIAVVNKGDRQVSEMADYVIEIPETSECFSPIVASVPLQLLAYYIAVYRGANVDQPRNLAKSVTVE is encoded by the coding sequence ATGTGCGGAATAGTAGGATATACAGGTTTTCAAGACGCTTACGAAATTGTAATTAATGGTCTTAGAAGATTAGAATATAGAGGGTATGACAGTGCCGGAATTGTTTTAGAAAGTCCAGGTAACAAGCTGGAAGTAGAAAAAACAAAAGGTAAAGTTGAGGATTTGGTGAATATTTCGAAAGAATTAAAAGGGAAGTTTAAAATTGGAATGGGACATACCCGTTGGGCAACCCACGGAGTTCCAAGCGACAGAAACTCCCATCCGCACTTGTCAAACAATGGAAAAATTGCAGTTGTACATAATGGTATTATCGAAAACTATGATACCATTAAAACAATGCTTACGGAAAAAGGGTTTACTTTCAAATCAGAAACTGATACAGAAGTATTGGTAAACCTTTTTCAGTATTTTATGGATATTAATCCTGAAACTGATTTCCCGACTGCAGTAAGATATGCATTGAATGAAGTATATGGAGCGTATGCAATTACTGTACTTCACGAAGATTATCCAGGAGTATTGGTAGTGGGAAGATTAGGTTCTCCTCTGGCAATTGGAATCGGAGATAAAGAATACTTTATTGCATCTGATGCTTCTCCTTTCGTAGAATTTACGAAAGAAGCTATTTATCTTGAAGAAGGACATATGGCAACAATCTCTCTTGAAAATGGAGTAGATATCAGAACCATCAATGAAAACTCTAAAATTGAGCCGGAAATTCAGGAGCTTAAGATGAGCCTGGAGCAGATCGAAAAAGGTGGATACGAGCATTTCATGCTTAAAGAAATCTTTGAACAGCCTAAATCTGTACACGATACAATGAGGGGAAGACTTCTTTTAGATGAAGGAGTTATCAAAATGGCTGGTATCTGGGATCATGTGGAGAGATTCAAAAATGCCAACAGAATCATCATTATTGCTTGTGGAACTTCATGGCATGCAGGTCTTATCGGAGAATATCTGATAGAAGAATATGCAAGAATTCCTGTTGAAGTAGAATATGCATCAGAATTCAGATATAGAAATCCAATCATTACTGATAAAGATGTGGTGATCGCAATTTCTCAGTCTGGAGAAACAGCTGATACGATGGCTGCTTTAAAACTGGCAAAAGAAAAAGGTGCATTTATATATGGTATATGTAATGTTGTAGATTCTTCAATTGCAAGAATTACAGATGCTGGTTCATATACACATGCCGGTCCTGAAATTGGGGTTGCTTCTACAAAAGCATTTACTGCACAGCTTACTATTCTTACTTTAATTGCATTTAAATTAGGAAAACACAACGGAAACTTAGGAAACGCTGAATTTATGAGCTTAATTGCTGAGCTTGATGCCATCCCTAAGAAAATTGAAGATGTGCTGAATACGACCCACGAGCTGACTCAAAATATTGCAAAAGACTTTGTGAAAGCTACAAACTTCCTTTATTTAGGAAGAGGATACAATTATCCGGCTGCCCTTGAGGGAGCATTAAAATTAAAAGAAATTTCTTACATCCATGCAGAAGGATACCCGGCTGCAGAAATGAAGCACGGTCCAATTGCCCTGATCGATGAAAATATGCCAATTGTAATTATAGCACCTAAAAAAGGTCACTATGATAAGATTGTAAGTAATGTTCAGGAAATTAAAGCGAGAAAAGGTAAAATTATCGCTGTAGTGAATAAAGGAGACCGTCAGGTGAGTGAAATGGCAGATTATGTTATTGAAATCCCTGAAACTTCAGAATGTTTCTCACCAATCGTTGCTTCCGTACCTCTGCAACTGCTTGCTTATTATATTGCAGTATATAGAGGGGCAAACGTAGATCAACCGAGAAACCTTGCAAAATCTGTTACCGTGGAATAA
- the gldK gene encoding gliding motility lipoprotein GldK, translating into MKRIFLLLLSASVASVSCSGGGSSSVGKPGTKGELIPREKTKSFVAERPYGMVAIPAGSFVAGLADQDPTNTPEKAALKTVTVSSFFMDEAETTNSEYRVFINYVRDSIARTLLAEAAGEGGDEGGRKGAAIGDYAYLAKKEENLTPYQEYMEGQGGREDGSYDASKRLDWKIPLHWSTTKYPDVEYAEVLESLYLPSSSRIGNERILDVSKLKYTYRWGDMDAAVADNERGANYLKSESIAIYPDTTVWVKDFHFAYNEPLFEQYFWHKAYKDYPVVGVTWDQARAYCNFRSKLKSDYNESLKRKKQKPLVFRLPTETEWEYAARGGMQNATYPWGGPYLMDDRGCYLANFKPKRGNYMEDEKKGTYTYTAPVKKFKKNGFGLFDMAGNVSEWTLSSFNNSSAGFTSTLNPSTKDKKDTKKSVRGGSWKDIGYALMTGARDWERKDSARSYIGFRTVQDIPEAAVKPRRVNRN; encoded by the coding sequence ATGAAAAGGATATTTCTTTTATTATTGTCTGCGTCGGTAGCATCGGTATCTTGTTCAGGTGGTGGCAGCTCTTCTGTGGGGAAGCCAGGAACAAAAGGAGAATTGATACCAAGAGAAAAAACTAAATCATTTGTTGCGGAAAGACCATACGGAATGGTCGCAATTCCTGCAGGTTCATTTGTTGCTGGTTTAGCAGACCAGGATCCAACAAATACTCCTGAAAAAGCAGCATTGAAGACTGTTACTGTTTCTTCTTTCTTCATGGATGAAGCAGAAACTACCAACTCGGAGTACAGAGTATTTATCAACTATGTAAGAGACTCTATTGCGAGAACTTTACTTGCCGAAGCTGCCGGAGAAGGTGGTGATGAAGGCGGACGTAAAGGAGCTGCAATAGGAGATTACGCATATCTTGCTAAAAAAGAAGAAAATTTAACACCTTATCAAGAATATATGGAGGGCCAGGGTGGCCGGGAAGACGGAAGTTATGATGCCAGCAAAAGGTTAGATTGGAAAATCCCTTTGCACTGGAGCACAACAAAATATCCGGATGTAGAATACGCAGAAGTTTTAGAATCTCTGTATCTGCCTTCTTCTTCCAGAATTGGAAACGAAAGAATTTTAGATGTAAGCAAGCTTAAATATACTTACCGTTGGGGAGATATGGATGCCGCTGTTGCAGATAACGAAAGAGGAGCTAATTACCTGAAAAGCGAAAGTATCGCGATCTATCCTGATACTACAGTTTGGGTAAAAGATTTCCACTTTGCTTACAATGAGCCATTGTTTGAACAGTATTTCTGGCACAAGGCTTACAAAGACTATCCTGTTGTTGGGGTAACCTGGGATCAGGCAAGGGCTTATTGTAACTTTAGATCTAAATTGAAATCTGATTACAACGAAAGTTTAAAAAGAAAAAAACAAAAACCATTAGTGTTCCGTCTTCCAACAGAGACTGAATGGGAATATGCTGCAAGAGGGGGAATGCAAAATGCTACTTACCCTTGGGGTGGTCCATATTTAATGGATGACAGAGGTTGTTACCTTGCTAACTTCAAACCGAAGAGAGGTAACTACATGGAAGATGAGAAAAAAGGTACTTATACATATACAGCTCCAGTTAAGAAATTTAAGAAAAATGGGTTTGGGTTATTTGATATGGCTGGAAACGTTTCTGAGTGGACATTATCTTCGTTTAACAATTCATCAGCTGGGTTCACTTCTACATTAAATCCTTCTACTAAGGATAAAAAAGATACGAAGAAATCTGTAAGAGGTGGATCTTGGAAAGATATAGGATATGCACTAATGACAGGTGCTAGAGATTGGGAAAGAAAAGATTCCGCAAGAAGCTATATCGGATTTAGAACTGTACAGGATATTCCTGAAGCAGCTGTTAAGCCAAGAAGAGTTAACAGAAATTAA
- the gldL gene encoding gliding motility protein GldL — MFKTKDAWMNFFYSFGAAIVILGAWLKITHITLGPINGNIALTVGLITEAIIFIIFAFDPPKSEESYAWENVYPELLDKHANPNPLHSNVSSRNNNAAAQFAELENSLSTKLDKMLEDARLDVQLFERLRTGIDKFSNSVDQINQTVDVSASTHKYNDQLNKAAQHMESMNALYAMQLESGKKQSEFANKYVADMQKSAEHSEKFNQELQGLTSNLNNLNRVYGGMLTAMKS, encoded by the coding sequence ATGTTTAAGACTAAAGATGCTTGGATGAATTTCTTTTATTCATTCGGTGCTGCAATTGTAATTCTTGGAGCTTGGCTTAAAATTACTCACATTACCTTGGGACCAATTAACGGTAACATCGCTCTTACCGTGGGACTTATTACTGAGGCGATTATCTTTATCATTTTTGCATTTGACCCTCCAAAATCTGAAGAGTCTTATGCTTGGGAAAATGTTTATCCTGAATTATTAGATAAGCATGCTAACCCAAATCCATTACACTCTAATGTATCTTCTAGAAATAACAATGCTGCAGCTCAATTTGCAGAATTAGAAAATTCTCTTTCTACCAAATTGGACAAAATGCTTGAGGATGCTAGATTAGATGTTCAATTATTTGAAAGATTAAGAACAGGAATTGATAAATTTTCAAACTCTGTTGATCAGATCAATCAAACTGTTGACGTATCTGCTTCTACTCATAAATATAATGACCAATTAAATAAAGCTGCTCAGCATATGGAAAGCATGAACGCTCTTTATGCAATGCAACTTGAAAGCGGTAAAAAACAATCAGAATTTGCTAACAAATATGTAGCAGATATGCAGAAATCTGCAGAACACTCTGAGAAATTCAATCAAGAGCTACAAGGTTTAACTTCTAATCTTAATAACTTAAATAGAGTTTATGGTGGTATGTTAACTGCTATGAAGTCTTAA
- a CDS encoding GldM family protein has translation MAQGKQTPRQKMINLMYLVFIAMMALNIDAEIIRSYYDSTRALNETRTLTEKKNEKIFERTLEAKAQQVPDTYAQPWAQYKVLKIKIDALVKSSQDIKDLLKKQSEFHDKDKDGKDIDVSENFAALNNNEATTEYFFKEGDENTPSKNALDLKAKIDDVRNYINATFGSNGQLQDLVARANKSLIAEYPKGTSPNEKTWFQNKFYHQPLIAAISNLEIIQNDARNVQSDALALLLQEKVDANIKFSSYEPIVSGPVDIQAGKQAEVKVMLGTYSNSNKISISGVSKVENGKGITQISGSGIGEHKLGGTITLTDATGKPQSFPWTHTYNVIAGPREVKLEKGLLLSADKMNVMYRGLENPVSGSILGADNSKLSLSAAGATVKGKGPGKWDVTPTTGNVVKLTLSGTDPYGKTVSQVFEYRIKNIPRPQGQIRGKAVNFMPAGSIPNQIVSATLPDFDFPVSFTVNSFIIKLPGKAGTLIQGSSLTGAEGMLRNLRPGDVVQIYDIQATATGLGNQRLKEISPVIINVQ, from the coding sequence ATGGCACAAGGAAAACAGACCCCTCGTCAGAAGATGATCAACCTGATGTATTTGGTGTTCATCGCGATGATGGCCCTAAATATTGATGCAGAAATCATCAGATCATACTATGACTCTACCAGAGCATTGAATGAAACCAGAACTTTAACAGAAAAAAAGAACGAGAAGATCTTTGAAAGAACGCTGGAAGCTAAAGCTCAGCAGGTTCCGGATACTTACGCTCAGCCTTGGGCTCAGTACAAAGTGCTGAAAATCAAAATTGATGCGTTGGTAAAATCTTCTCAGGATATCAAAGATTTGTTAAAAAAACAATCTGAGTTTCACGATAAAGATAAGGACGGAAAAGATATTGACGTAAGTGAAAACTTTGCTGCACTTAACAACAATGAAGCAACTACTGAATATTTCTTCAAAGAAGGAGATGAAAATACTCCATCAAAGAATGCATTAGATCTGAAAGCTAAAATTGATGATGTAAGAAACTATATCAATGCTACTTTTGGAAGCAATGGCCAGTTACAGGATTTAGTGGCAAGAGCTAACAAGTCTCTTATTGCGGAGTATCCTAAAGGGACTTCTCCAAATGAAAAGACTTGGTTCCAGAATAAATTTTATCATCAGCCGCTAATTGCTGCAATATCTAATTTGGAGATTATCCAAAATGATGCCAGAAACGTTCAGTCTGATGCATTGGCACTATTACTTCAGGAAAAAGTAGATGCGAATATCAAATTCTCAAGCTACGAACCTATCGTTTCAGGTCCGGTTGATATCCAGGCAGGAAAACAAGCTGAAGTAAAAGTAATGTTAGGAACTTATTCTAACAGCAATAAAATCAGCATCTCTGGTGTAAGCAAAGTAGAAAATGGTAAAGGTATTACACAAATTTCAGGTTCTGGAATTGGTGAACATAAATTAGGAGGTACAATTACATTGACAGATGCTACAGGTAAGCCACAATCTTTCCCTTGGACGCATACTTATAATGTAATCGCAGGACCTAGAGAAGTAAAACTTGAAAAAGGACTATTGCTTTCTGCTGATAAAATGAATGTAATGTATAGAGGACTTGAGAACCCTGTTTCAGGATCAATCTTAGGTGCTGACAATTCCAAACTTTCATTATCTGCTGCGGGAGCTACTGTAAAAGGTAAAGGTCCAGGTAAATGGGATGTAACGCCTACTACAGGAAATGTAGTTAAGTTAACATTATCAGGAACAGATCCATATGGTAAGACAGTTTCTCAAGTATTTGAGTACAGAATTAAGAATATTCCTAGACCTCAGGGTCAGATCAGAGGTAAGGCTGTAAACTTTATGCCGGCAGGTTCTATCCCTAACCAGATTGTATCCGCTACTTTACCTGATTTTGACTTCCCTGTTTCATTCACTGTAAATAGCTTCATTATCAAGCTTCCAGGAAAAGCAGGTACTCTGATTCAAGGTAGTTCACTAACAGGAGCAGAAGGTATGCTTAGAAATCTTAGACCTGGTGATGTAGTTCAGATCTATGATATTCAGGCTACGGCTACAGGATTGGGTAACCAGAGACTTAAGGAAATTTCACCTGTAATTATTAATGTACAATAA
- the gldN gene encoding gliding motility protein GldN yields the protein MKKYISTLLVLVSGFAFSQTILNAASPEEFRQMRSESMRKAGDTVISNKVKPLEYGFVDDKDIYKSMFVWEIIDMNDKINQPFYYDNPDGLLSSSTRSLYQLLLDGALKGDIKEVYDDENFVTRLTPEAIQKRLESIRLDEEAIDILNSGRTLTEDEKKRLTDIIRTTTDKVKVLKVMGMWFIDKRDGQMKYRPLGIAAMGPDPTSVGRIGPDGQPLAGADELIDLFWIYYPSARDILANNYVFNRKNSSADLSFDDIINARRFSSIIYKSSSGLGDGTIKDYIPKNADEQLEESDRIKSQILDMENDMWNY from the coding sequence ATGAAAAAATATATTAGCACCCTTTTAGTTTTAGTTTCGGGATTTGCATTTTCCCAGACTATTCTGAATGCTGCTTCTCCCGAAGAATTTAGACAAATGAGATCTGAATCTATGAGAAAAGCAGGGGATACTGTTATCAGCAATAAAGTAAAGCCTCTTGAATATGGTTTCGTTGATGACAAAGATATTTACAAGAGTATGTTTGTTTGGGAAATCATTGATATGAATGATAAGATCAACCAGCCATTCTATTATGACAATCCGGATGGTCTTCTTTCTAGCTCTACAAGATCTTTATATCAATTATTACTTGATGGAGCTCTTAAAGGTGACATTAAGGAAGTGTATGATGACGAAAACTTTGTGACTAGACTTACACCTGAAGCCATTCAGAAAAGACTGGAAAGTATAAGACTTGACGAAGAAGCGATCGATATTCTTAACTCTGGAAGAACACTTACAGAAGACGAGAAAAAAAGATTAACAGATATCATCAGAACTACAACTGATAAAGTAAAAGTTCTTAAAGTGATGGGTATGTGGTTTATCGATAAGAGAGACGGTCAAATGAAATACAGACCTCTAGGTATCGCAGCTATGGGGCCAGATCCTACATCTGTTGGAAGAATTGGTCCTGACGGTCAGCCTTTAGCTGGTGCCGATGAATTGATCGACTTATTCTGGATCTATTATCCAAGCGCTCGTGATATTTTAGCAAACAATTATGTTTTCAATAGAAAAAATTCTTCTGCCGATCTATCTTTTGATGATATCATCAATGCAAGAAGATTCTCTTCTATTATCTATAAGTCTTCAAGCGGCTTAGGAGATGGTACTATCAAAGACTATATTCCTAAAAATGCTGATGAACAGCTGGAAGAAAGCGATAGAATCAAATCGCAGATTCTTGACATGGAAAATGATATGTGGAATTACTAG
- a CDS encoding NAD(P)/FAD-dependent oxidoreductase translates to MKNVDYIIVGDGYAGLFLAHQLIKNNKSFVIFSEGRKSASQVSAGIINPVVLKKFTTFWKAQEQIDFLKGSLKEIESYTGENYLINAPIHRIFHDENEQNLWLKKSGNEELSAFLDRNFDRLNGVKNDFQTGKVNQSARLNVNGFFSGLFSYLEKNDHLVKERFDYTQLNPSESVYKDFSFKNIIFCEGMGVKDNPYFSEIAVIPNKGHHIKVKLSQPIQENVTIKKKHFLFPTGNGLYFYGGTYDRDQLHHHIDDSAVTQLVNGLSEFYPYDFEVEEVHFGFRPTVKDRRPIIGRHETLHNLYVFNGMGARGILNGCYFSRDLFHFIEQGTPLHEEVSSKRFQ, encoded by the coding sequence ATGAAAAATGTAGATTATATTATTGTAGGAGACGGATATGCAGGACTTTTTCTGGCTCATCAGCTAATTAAGAACAATAAGTCCTTTGTGATCTTTTCTGAAGGAAGAAAAAGTGCTTCACAGGTTTCAGCCGGAATTATCAATCCTGTTGTTCTTAAAAAATTTACCACATTCTGGAAAGCACAGGAGCAAATAGACTTTCTTAAAGGCAGTCTTAAAGAAATAGAATCTTATACCGGAGAAAACTACCTGATCAATGCTCCCATACATAGAATTTTTCATGATGAGAATGAACAGAATCTTTGGTTAAAGAAATCAGGAAATGAAGAATTATCAGCTTTTCTTGATAGAAATTTTGATCGCTTAAATGGGGTAAAAAACGATTTTCAGACGGGAAAGGTGAATCAGTCTGCCAGGCTTAATGTTAATGGTTTTTTTAGTGGTCTATTCAGTTATTTGGAAAAAAATGATCATTTAGTAAAAGAAAGATTCGATTATACTCAATTGAACCCTTCTGAATCGGTTTATAAAGATTTTTCTTTCAAAAATATCATTTTCTGTGAAGGAATGGGAGTGAAAGATAATCCATACTTTTCTGAAATAGCAGTGATTCCCAACAAAGGACATCATATAAAAGTAAAACTTTCCCAACCGATTCAGGAAAATGTCACCATTAAAAAGAAACATTTCTTATTTCCAACCGGAAACGGGCTGTATTTTTATGGTGGAACCTACGACAGAGATCAGCTTCATCACCATATCGATGACTCAGCGGTCACTCAATTAGTCAATGGGCTTTCTGAATTTTATCCCTATGATTTTGAAGTGGAAGAAGTACATTTTGGCTTCCGTCCTACTGTAAAAGACAGAAGGCCAATCATTGGAAGACATGAAACATTGCATAACTTGTATGTTTTTAATGGAATGGGTGCACGTGGTATTCTGAATGGATGCTATTTTTCACGGGATCTGTTCCATTTTATTGAACAGGGTACCCCATTGCACGAAGAAGTTTCTTCAAAGAGGTTTCAATAG
- a CDS encoding SemiSWEET transporter, with protein MDENILGIIAGFLTSVSMIPQLVKVIREKNVEDISLVMLLVLISGLSLWVWYGIKKDEMPIILSNGFAVLVNISLLICYFIYNKKK; from the coding sequence ATGGACGAAAATATATTAGGTATCATTGCCGGTTTTCTTACTTCTGTTTCAATGATTCCGCAGCTTGTAAAGGTGATCAGAGAAAAGAATGTAGAAGATATTTCTCTGGTCATGCTTCTTGTTCTTATTTCAGGACTTTCGCTGTGGGTCTGGTATGGGATAAAAAAAGATGAAATGCCTATTATTTTATCCAATGGATTTGCTGTTCTGGTCAATATCAGCCTTCTGATCTGCTATTTTATTTACAACAAAAAGAAATAG
- a CDS encoding META domain-containing protein, giving the protein MKSLYYYLSALVIATFLVVSCKTQNAQKTTPDITGKTWKLTELNGKPIDLKNPKNNPYFKLDMNGMRYEGHAGCNGLGGTFEIKPEIMRIKFNQGMSTMMACEDLDIENQFTKAILAADNYSVNGNTLTLNKARMAPLAKFVLQ; this is encoded by the coding sequence ATGAAAAGTTTATATTACTATTTATCGGCACTTGTTATTGCAACATTTCTTGTTGTTTCATGTAAAACACAAAACGCACAAAAAACGACTCCTGATATTACTGGAAAAACATGGAAACTGACAGAGCTTAACGGGAAACCGATTGATCTTAAAAATCCTAAAAACAATCCTTATTTCAAACTTGATATGAATGGAATGAGATATGAAGGCCACGCCGGATGTAACGGATTAGGAGGAACTTTCGAGATCAAACCTGAAATCATGAGAATAAAATTCAATCAGGGAATGTCTACTATGATGGCTTGTGAAGATCTGGATATTGAAAACCAGTTTACAAAAGCTATCCTTGCTGCGGATAATTACTCTGTAAATGGAAATACGCTTACTTTAAACAAGGCAAGAATGGCTCCTTTAGCTAAATTTGTTCTTCAATAA
- a CDS encoding multicopper oxidase domain-containing protein → MKKLLPPILLGLTILSLTACKHPGKEAETITAAAPENTDEIFKDVYVDSYGEKIEVTINNTKNTATIHLNGKTFDLKKSDALPEYTASNEEYQYSDIKGNITFLKKNVDMVLFHLKQAKKESGPAKMASY, encoded by the coding sequence ATGAAAAAATTATTACCACCAATCCTTCTGGGATTGACCATTCTTTCCCTAACAGCGTGTAAACATCCCGGAAAAGAAGCTGAAACCATTACCGCTGCTGCACCCGAAAACACAGACGAAATTTTCAAAGATGTGTATGTTGACAGCTATGGAGAAAAGATAGAAGTAACGATCAACAACACTAAAAATACCGCAACTATACATTTAAACGGTAAAACTTTTGACCTTAAAAAAAGTGATGCTTTACCTGAGTATACAGCCTCCAATGAAGAGTATCAATATTCTGATATTAAGGGAAATATAACTTTTCTTAAAAAGAATGTAGACATGGTTCTGTTCCATCTTAAACAGGCAAAAAAAGAGTCTGGCCCCGCAAAAATGGCATCGTATTAG